The genomic window AAAACAGATTTGCTAAAACTAGTCGAAGAAACAACAAAAGTCAATCTTCATTTTATCCGTCAATCTCATCCACTAGGGCTTGGTCATGCGGTATTACAAGCAAAGACATTTGTTGGTGATGAACCATTTATCGTCATGCTCGGTGATGATTTGATGGAAGATGAGGTCCCACTGACAAAACAATTGATTTTAGATTATGAAAAGACAAGTGGATCGACTGTGGCGGTCATGAAGGTTCCTCATGAAGAGACATCGAAATATGGGATCATCGATCCACAAGTCAAAGAGTCAGAGGGTTTGTATGAAGTAAAGCGATTCGTCGAAAAACCAACGCCTGAAAAAGCACCGAGTGATTTAGCGATCATCGGACGCTACTTGTTGACACCAGAAATTTTTGAACTTTTAGAGACACAAAAACCTGGAGCTGGCAATGAGGTCCAATTAACGGATGCCATCGATGAGTTGAATAAAAAACAGCCCGTATATGCGAGAGAATTCAAAGGCTCTAGATACGATGTTGGTGATAAATTTGGTTATCTAAAAACAAGTATCGAATACGGCTTAGGTCATCCTGAAATCAGCGAACAGCTCAAACAATACCTCATTGATTTAAGTCGTTCTCTTGACTAAAATAGTACAAATAGATAAATAAAATCATGAGAAAGAATAGTAAATGGGGTGTATTGCATACATGGGGATTCTAATCAATAGTGCACAAACGTTTCTTGATGGATTGAAATGGTTGATGGAAGGAAATAATTGGCTGTTTTTACTGCCAGTATTATTTATTAGTTTATTTACGATGTTATATATGGTCAGAATAAAAGAAACCTTTTTGATTTTTATATGGTACTTGGCAACAGTGGCAATCAGCAGTTTGATCATCGTTCTTTTGTGGGGCGACCAACAGGCATTTATTTTTGCAGCAGCATTTCTCGTGCTGTACCTCTTTGCCTATATCCCTTACCTGCTCAAAAGATTCCATGTTGTCAAAAAAGGTCGGCATGCTGCCTCTTCAAGCCGATCGAAAGATGTTTCGGAAAGACAAACAAGATCTGGCCGCTGATATTTTGATGCTTGCACTTGTTCAGCAGTTTCCTTACAATAGATGCAGATAGAAATAACTAAAAAAGGCTCCTTGATCCTTAGCGGCAACTAACGATCAAGGAATGACCAGTCACACGTATACACCCTGACCGATCATTTTGCCATAGTCGATGCAACGCATCAACCGCATTTATTGTACCTGATTTAAGGAGTATTTTCTACCTTATCAGGAGAAATAGCGGAAGAAGCGGGACAGTTTATTTGCTATGTCAAAAAAGATGTACGTTCAAGCAAGTTGCTTGTTTAGGAAAGTTTCAAAAACTTCCAACAATACATCGTTCCTATCTATTACATGAAAACCGGAGAAATAATGATGCTGCTACATCAGATTTTTTCGTGATTGTAATGAATAAGTGGTTAAGGTAAAGATGAGACTGAGTGCTTACTCCGTTTCATCTTTTTGTATTTTTCTTTTGACAGTTGTCTCTATGCTGAAATAGCAGAAGAAGAGGAGAAAAAGATGAGCCTACCCTATTTTGATTATTGCCAACAGCTTGAACAAAAATTAAGAATAGAAGAACCTTTGATGGAACAAGCAGGACGATGGATCGCTACACAAATTCGCCTAGGCGGATGCTTACATATTTTTGCTAGTCGCACTTTACAAGGGGTCGCTTATGAGTTTTGGCAACAATGTCCGAAAATATTACCTAGTCAGTTGATCGAGCACCCCGCCGCAGGGATTTATGAGACGTTGGAAGGAACTGGTCATGCAATCATTGAGCAGATCAATACGCACCCAGAGGATATTTTTCTGCTTCTATCAAATGAAGGAAGAAACCCTGCGATCATTGAATTAGCAGAATGGATCAAAGCACAAGGGCACCTGTTGATCGTGATCACCGGATTTGATCTATCCCGAAGTATCAAGTCAAGACATAGTAGCGGATTACGGCTATATGAATACGCGGATCTGGTACTAGATAATTATGCAACGCTAGGCGATGCAGTCCTTACGCTTCCTAAATTTGAACTAGCAATATGCGGCACTGCGTCGTTAGCGACCCAAGTGTTGTTGCAGCAGATCGTCTATTTTGCAGTGCTTCATTTATTTGAGAGTCACTAATAGATAAAATAAAAATAGTCCGAAAAAGAGACAAGAAAGAATTAAGATAATTCTTTCTTGTCTCTTTATACACGTTGATGAAAGAGTCTTCCCCAAAACTCTTTACACTCCAATTATAGTACATTTGTTATGAATATTGCAATGAAGATACCTAATGAAAATGAAAAGAAAGGAGAAATGATGACAGAAATTGAACTAAAACGAGGATTCGATTGTAAAATTATTGGAATAAAAATGTATAAATATTCGCAAAATGCTAAATTATCTTTTTTTATTCGTCAGTAGAAATGAAAATATACAGACGAGAACGCACAAATTGTAAAAATAGAAAAAGAATTTTAATCATTTTTTATAGGAAGAATGACTGATACAAAAGCATTTATGAAAAAAAGCTTGTTTTAGTCAATGAAAATCAATAAAATTTTTTAATTGTTTATTCATGTGGTATAGAACATTTTACTGTATAATCGATTTGCTTATTCATTATCAATAAAAATGTAACAAGAAAGGAAGAACTAGTTTTGAAGGAAAAAAATTCTTCGCTGAAGAAAAAACGGGACTTTACCAAAATGACAACTCCGCATACGTATGTCATTATTTTTGGTGTAGTTGTACTTGCCTGGATATTGACGTTTATCGTACCAGCTGGGAGATTCAGTACGCAAGATATTGAATACAAAGATGCAAATGGAGAAACGAGTACAAGAACGGTATTACGGCAAGATTCATTCCGTTATGCCTATGAATTAGATAAGGCATTTGTGTTTGATCAACTGGAAGAATTGCAAAATAATCCAAGTGAAAGAGAAAAACTAGCTGTTCCTGAAGAGGGATTAGAAGATGTCCTTGCAGCTGGTGAAAAAAATTTGAGCCAAGAGAAGTTAGATGAAATCTCGTTGACAGATGATGTGTTATATGATGAATACGGGGAAGATATCTATGATACATCAAAGAAACTCCATAAAACAGCGAAGCTATGGGGAACAGATAACTTTGGTGGATTTGGCTTTTTGAACTTTGTTTTTGAAGGGCTTGTATCAGGAGATAAATATGGATCAGCAGTAGGAATCGCTGCACTTATTTTAGTCGTTGGTGGTGCTTTTGGGATCATCATGCGTACGGGTGCAATCGATGCAGGTATTTATGCTTTTATCAATAAGACGCGTGGCCTAGAACGTTTAGCTTTACCGCTATTATTCTTTGCATTTTCATTTGGGGGCGCAACATTCGGTATGGCTGAAGAAGTCATACCATTTTCAATGGTGATGGTGCCGTTTGTGATCGCTTTAGGTTACGATTCGATTGTTGCCGTCACGGTCACCTACGTTGCTTCGCAAGTAGGGAATGCCACGTCATGGATGAGCCCATTCAGTGTGGCAGTTGCCCAAGGGATCGCAGGTATTCCAGTCTTATCGGGTGCAACGTTCCGATTGATCATGTGGGTCGTCGTGACTGCACTTTCAGCTGGTTATTTGATGATCTATGGTGAAAAAGTTCGGAAAAAACCAGAAAGTTCATTGACGTATAAATCAGATGAATACTTCCGTAACCACTTGAAGAAAACGTCTGATGAGCAAAAACCATTTACACTAGGACACAAATTGATTTTAGTAGAAATGCTGATCGTCTTAGTTTGGATCGTTTGGGGAGTCACTCAAAAAGGCTACTATATCCCAGAGATCGCCTCGCAATTTTTCGTTATGGGGTTAGTCGCAGGGATCATTGCTGTGCTATTCAAACTTGATGGTATGACAGTCAATGATATTGCATCATCTTTCCAATCAGGTGCCGCAGATTTAGCTGGAACGGCGATCGTTGTTGGGATGGCAAAAGGTATCTTACTTGTATTAGGTGGATCAGATGCCTCTGTGCCTTCTGCGCTTAATACGATTTTACACAGTATTGGAACAGCATTGACTGGCGTACCAGCAGTGATCGGTGCATGGGCGATGTATGTTTTCCAAAGTTTGTTCAACCTCGTCGTAACATCAAATTCTGGTCAAGCAGCATTGACAATGCCGATTATGGCTCCGTTAGCTGATTTAGTTGGTGTTTCACGTCAAGTTGCAGTCTTGGCTTATCAATTAGGTTCCGGCTTCATGGACGCCTTCACGCCAGTTTCTGCTAGCTTGATCGGCGTATTAGGTGTTGCACGGATCGAATGGGCAAAATGGGCAAGATTCCAAATCAAAATGCAAGGTTTCTTCTTTGTTTTAGGAACGATCTTCATTATGATAGCCATTGCAATCGGACTTCAATAAAGAAAAAAACTGTTTTTATCAAATAGAGAAGCTGTGCCAACTGAGCGCAGCTCCGAGAGAATAAGCGAGAAAAGCCGAAAGTATTTTCATATTTTGGATTTTCTCGCTTATTTCCTAAGGAGCTGACGGCTGTTCGATGGTTTGTTGTTCAGTCATTTGAAAAATGGTGGCAGTATCAGTGATTTATATAAAGGAGAGGACACGTATGAAACTTATTCGACAAATCGATGTCTATGCACCAGAATATCTTGGTAAGAAAGATGTGTTAGTGGCAGGGAATAAAATCGTTGCCTTAGAAGAACGATTATCCGGTGGTTACGAGGAATTGAACGTGGAAGAAATTTCAGGGGATGGAAAAATTTTGACCCCAGGATTTATTGATGCGCATTTCCATATTTTAGGAGGCGGAGGCGAGGGTGGCTATCATAACCGTACGCCTGAAGTAACCCTTAGCCAATTAACCACAGCTGGTGTCACAACGGTCGTAGGGTGTATCGGGACAGATGGTGAAGGGCGAGATATGACTGCTTTGATCAGTAAAGCAAGAGGGTTAGAGGCAGAAGGGGTGTCTACCTATGTTTATGTTGGTTCCTATCGCTTACCAGTTAAGACTGTTACAGACTCATTGATCAAGGACTTTTTGACAATTGATAAAATCATCGGAATCGGAGAAATCGCTGTTTCTGATCATCGTTCTTCTCAACCGACCTTTGAAGAGTTTGCTCACGCAGTAGCAGATGCGCGTGTTGGCGGCATGTTATCAGGTAAAGCTGGAATCGTGAATGTCCATCTAGGTGGAGGAAAAAGAAAACTCGACTTACTGGATCGAATCGTTGAAGAAACTGAGATTCCGATCACTCAGTTTTACCCAACTCATGCGAATCGGACGACTGAATTATTAGAGGCATGTATCGAATTTGCGAAAAAAGGAGGAACCATCGATTTCACAGCAAGTGAAGATCCTGATTTTTGGGAGAAGACCGATGGCGAAGTCCGTTTTAGTAAAGCATTGAAACAATTACTGGAAGCGCAAGTCTCCCTCGATAATTTCACCTTGACCTCTGATGGACAAGGCAGTTTGCCGTATTTCGATGAAGAGAATCGGTTTATTGGAATGGGCGTTGGTAGCGCGAAGTCCTTGCTTGTTGGTATAAAAGAAGCCGTTCAAAAAGAAAATATTCCACTAGACATCGCTTTACGAGCAGTTACTTGTAATCCTGCAAGAATCCTAAAATTAGAGCAAAAAGGTAGAATCGCTGTTGGCAAGGATGCGGATCTTTGTATTCTTGATAAAGAAACGCTAGAGATCGATACTGTGATTGCCAATGGGAAACTAATGGTTCAAGAGAAACAAGTGAAAGTTTGGGGAACGTTTGAACAAATCATTAACAACTAAATAACGCTTTAAGCATTCTGTTTGTTTGTTTTTATAATTGGTGTTACTCTAAAAACAGTTAGATAAGACAAATTTTAGAGGAGGAATTATTATGGCAGATTTAGAAGGACGCTCTAAAGATTTGAAAGACAAAGTTGCAGGCGAAGGCAAAGAAGCCTATGGTAAAGCAACAGGCGACAAAAGCAAAGAAACAGAAGGTAAAGCCCAATCTGTAGGTGCAGATATCAAGAGCAAAGCTCGTAATATCGGCGATGAGATCAAAGAAGGTTTTGAAGATGTAAAAGAAAAATTTTCAAAAAAAGACCATAAGTAATCTTTTTAGCTGAGAATTTTCGTAAAAAAAGCGTCCACCTCAATGGTAGGACGCTTTTTTTGCTATTCAAAATGAATAGGTGTGAACATTTTATTTTTTAATTCGATGACGTCATCACATTTTTTAGCTACTTCCAATTCGTGTGTCACAATGATGATACAGCGATCTTGTTCATGCGCAATTTCCTGGAAGAGTTGAACGATTTCTTGTGAAGTCGTTTCATCGAGGTTTCCTGTTGGTTCGTCCGCGATGATCAATTGGTGTTCGCAACAAATCGCTCGCACGATTGCTACACGTTGTTGTTGTCCACCAGACAATTTCGTCACTTGCTGGTTGGCGAGTGTTTCATTTATCCCAACGCGTGCGAGTCGGTCAAGTGCCACTTGTCGGTAGTCTTTCTTTGGCGTATTTGAAATTTCCATGGCAGCGATGACGTTATCGACAGCCGAAAGGTAAGGCAACAAGTTGTACGCCTGAAAAATGATCGATACATCATTTTTACGATAATTACGCAACCCTATTTTAGCTAACGAACGGTCTTCATAATAAACAGTGCCTTCTTTCGGTGTATCAAGTCCTGAGATCAAGGAAAGAAAGGTCGTTTTGCCTGAGCCGCTTGCGCCTAATATGGCATACATCTTGCCTTTCTCAAATGATAAATCAACATTTCTGTAAAGCGCCTCTGCTGGATTTTGATACCAGAAGCTCAAGTTTTCTGTACGTAACATCCAATATCCTCCTTTAGTTCAATAAGATTTTTCGTGGGTTTAGTCGCAATATGCCGATGGAGGCTAGGAAAACAGAGAGTAAGCTGATCCCAAATGCGACACCTGCTAATAAACCAAGTTGAGTGGGTTGGACCGCGATTTCGAGGTCACTTACTTGTTCTGAGACAGTAAACGGATTACTCGTACCACCCGGTTGTCCGCCAGGTCCGCGATTGCCGCCACCAGGCATTTGGTTTCCTTGTTGACCACTCGGTGAGTTGGTGGTTGTTTCGGTTTGTTGATCAAGGAGTTGTTGACCGAGAGTATTTGCAACGACATTTCCGGTAAATGAAGCCACACCTAATGCAACGATCATACATATGGCCACTTCTGTGAACAATTGAAGGATGATTTTACTTCGGGATTCACCTAATGAGAGTAATACCCCTAATTCATGGCGACGTTCACGAATCGTGATCATAATGATCAATGTCAAAATGATGATTCCGGCAACTGCAACGAGTAAGACGACATTTTGTGAGAAGCTTGCGACATTATTAAGTGGTTCAAGCATTGCTTGGAACATCGTATCATTTGATTGCAGACTGAATGTTGACGTATCGATCAGTTTTTCAGCTTCGGTGATGAAAGCTTCCATTTTATTCGGATCAGCAAGTGTATAGACCGCAGAATCGATCGTTTCCTCATCTGTTGAGCCATTCAATGTGTTAGCAAACGTATAATAAGTATATAGAGTATTTGCTGGATTCATGAAATTGAAGTTCATGCCCATACTACTGCTTGTTTCACTTGA from Enterococcus sp. DIV1094 includes these protein-coding regions:
- the galU gene encoding UTP--glucose-1-phosphate uridylyltransferase GalU, with the translated sequence MEKKTVKKAVIPAAGLGTRFLPATKAMAKEMLPIVDKPTIQFIVEEALASGIEDILIVTGKEKRPIEDHFDSNIELELNLQESNKTDLLKLVEETTKVNLHFIRQSHPLGLGHAVLQAKTFVGDEPFIVMLGDDLMEDEVPLTKQLILDYEKTSGSTVAVMKVPHEETSKYGIIDPQVKESEGLYEVKRFVEKPTPEKAPSDLAIIGRYLLTPEIFELLETQKPGAGNEVQLTDAIDELNKKQPVYAREFKGSRYDVGDKFGYLKTSIEYGLGHPEISEQLKQYLIDLSRSLD
- a CDS encoding SIS domain-containing protein translates to MSLPYFDYCQQLEQKLRIEEPLMEQAGRWIATQIRLGGCLHIFASRTLQGVAYEFWQQCPKILPSQLIEHPAAGIYETLEGTGHAIIEQINTHPEDIFLLLSNEGRNPAIIELAEWIKAQGHLLIVITGFDLSRSIKSRHSSGLRLYEYADLVLDNYATLGDAVLTLPKFELAICGTASLATQVLLQQIVYFAVLHLFESH
- the yfcC gene encoding putative basic amino acid antiporter YfcC; translation: MKEKNSSLKKKRDFTKMTTPHTYVIIFGVVVLAWILTFIVPAGRFSTQDIEYKDANGETSTRTVLRQDSFRYAYELDKAFVFDQLEELQNNPSEREKLAVPEEGLEDVLAAGEKNLSQEKLDEISLTDDVLYDEYGEDIYDTSKKLHKTAKLWGTDNFGGFGFLNFVFEGLVSGDKYGSAVGIAALILVVGGAFGIIMRTGAIDAGIYAFINKTRGLERLALPLLFFAFSFGGATFGMAEEVIPFSMVMVPFVIALGYDSIVAVTVTYVASQVGNATSWMSPFSVAVAQGIAGIPVLSGATFRLIMWVVVTALSAGYLMIYGEKVRKKPESSLTYKSDEYFRNHLKKTSDEQKPFTLGHKLILVEMLIVLVWIVWGVTQKGYYIPEIASQFFVMGLVAGIIAVLFKLDGMTVNDIASSFQSGAADLAGTAIVVGMAKGILLVLGGSDASVPSALNTILHSIGTALTGVPAVIGAWAMYVFQSLFNLVVTSNSGQAALTMPIMAPLADLVGVSRQVAVLAYQLGSGFMDAFTPVSASLIGVLGVARIEWAKWARFQIKMQGFFFVLGTIFIMIAIAIGLQ
- the iadA gene encoding beta-aspartyl-peptidase; protein product: MKLIRQIDVYAPEYLGKKDVLVAGNKIVALEERLSGGYEELNVEEISGDGKILTPGFIDAHFHILGGGGEGGYHNRTPEVTLSQLTTAGVTTVVGCIGTDGEGRDMTALISKARGLEAEGVSTYVYVGSYRLPVKTVTDSLIKDFLTIDKIIGIGEIAVSDHRSSQPTFEEFAHAVADARVGGMLSGKAGIVNVHLGGGKRKLDLLDRIVEETEIPITQFYPTHANRTTELLEACIEFAKKGGTIDFTASEDPDFWEKTDGEVRFSKALKQLLEAQVSLDNFTLTSDGQGSLPYFDEENRFIGMGVGSAKSLLVGIKEAVQKENIPLDIALRAVTCNPARILKLEQKGRIAVGKDADLCILDKETLEIDTVIANGKLMVQEKQVKVWGTFEQIINN
- a CDS encoding CsbD family protein, with product MADLEGRSKDLKDKVAGEGKEAYGKATGDKSKETEGKAQSVGADIKSKARNIGDEIKEGFEDVKEKFSKKDHK
- a CDS encoding ABC transporter ATP-binding protein, with translation MLRTENLSFWYQNPAEALYRNVDLSFEKGKMYAILGASGSGKTTFLSLISGLDTPKEGTVYYEDRSLAKIGLRNYRKNDVSIIFQAYNLLPYLSAVDNVIAAMEISNTPKKDYRQVALDRLARVGINETLANQQVTKLSGGQQQRVAIVRAICCEHQLIIADEPTGNLDETTSQEIVQLFQEIAHEQDRCIIIVTHELEVAKKCDDVIELKNKMFTPIHFE
- a CDS encoding ABC transporter permease yields the protein MNFFKRALKSTKVKWGRSLLLFAVFTAILVFVLAGLTIRSAAQQAAEQAQKDVGATVTLSANREAAFQKQEDTTDSESGGRPDPGSFSLTPVSVSDAEKIAALDNVASYSFESSATALASSGITAISSSDSTETSEETEADTMPNDENMGGGMNGKPQMTQADFQVSGVSDTAQTSGFTDGTAKIIEGEGITESDKDTNNVVIDSTLASANDLAVGDTFVVTSTEDEDTTYEMTIKGIYESSETSSSMGMNFNFMNPANTLYTYYTFANTLNGSTDEETIDSAVYTLADPNKMEAFITEAEKLIDTSTFSLQSNDTMFQAMLEPLNNVASFSQNVVLLVAVAGIIILTLIIMITIRERRHELGVLLSLGESRSKIILQLFTEVAICMIVALGVASFTGNVVANTLGQQLLDQQTETTTNSPSGQQGNQMPGGGNRGPGGQPGGTSNPFTVSEQVSDLEIAVQPTQLGLLAGVAFGISLLSVFLASIGILRLNPRKILLN